From the Thomasclavelia ramosa DSM 1402 genome, the window GTAGAGATTTTAAAGTGCTACTAATTAATGACGGCTCAACTGACGATTCATTAATAAGAATAACTGAGTATGCTAATCGTTATCCAGATATTTTTAAAGTTTTAACTCATGAAAATATGGGAGTGGTTGAAACTAGACATCGTGGAATTAAAGAAGCTGATACTGAATACATCATGTTTATGGATAATGATGATTTTATAGATAATGATTATGTTGAAGTTCTTTTAAATGAGATTGAAAAAACTGATAGTGATATTGTAATAACGGGGTATCGTCGAGCTAACTTTGATAAAGTTTTATTTACTATTCCTGCATATGATGATGAATGGACTAAATACCGAATTACAGCACCATGGGCAAGAATATTTAGAAGAAATTTTTTAGTAGAAAATAATGTTAGGTTTTTAAAGACCTATATTGGAGAAGATACGTATTTTAATATGAATGCATATTTATATACTAATAAAATTCATGGTCTGGATTATGTTGGTTATAATTGGTATTATAACGATGAAAGTGTATCAAACGTCAAGCAACGTGGTTTAAAACCAGAATGTGATGTCCTAGTTGTTCTAAATGAGATTGATAAGCTATATAAAGAAAAAGATGAATATTTGAATTATTTTGTAACAAGACATATCATATGGTATTTATTATTTTCTGGTGTTGATGCGACACCACAAAGATTCATGGAAGAATATAAGCGTTTATTTGAATGGCTAAAGAATCAAGGATATAAACTTTCTATACCATTTTATTCTAAAAAGATAAAAAGCGAACCATTTAAAAACAGATTAATTATAAGCATATTTAACTTTTTATCTAAAATTGGATTAGTAAGTATATTTACTAAAATATATTGTAAAGGTAAATAAGATGGAGGAGAACATTTTTGAAAGAATATAATATTAATGATTTATATGTGGTTATAGTTGTGTACAATACATCCTGTCAAGATTCCATTAGCTACAATAGAGCAAAGGATAGTAGTGTAAAAATCATTGTATGTGATAATAGTACTAGTGATTATGGCAATGAAGAAATAGTAAAGAATGATGGGAATATTTATATAAATATGGGTGGTAATAATGGCTTGAGTAAAGCATATAATGCAGCTATTCAAGTAATAAACAAGGATAACCGATATATTTGTTTGTTTGATGATGATACTGATATGGGTAAGAAATATTTTGATAAAGTTCTTTCTTATATAAATATGTCAAATGCAGATATTCTCTTACCGGTAGTTAAAACAAGTACTAGAATTTTATCGCCATGTCAATTTAAGAAAAAAAGGTGTGTAGAGGTTAAAAATTTAGAAGAGCTAATTAATAAACCTATTTCAGCAATTAATAGTGGAATGGTTATAAAGAGTGAAATCTATAAAGATTATAAATATAATGAAAATATATTTTTAGATTATTTAGATCATGATTTTATGAGAGAAATGAATAGGGTTAAAAAGAATATACTCGTTATGAATGATAATGTTTTAAAACAAGATTTTTCAATGGAGTCAAATAGTCTAGAAGCTTCCTATAAGAGATTATGTATACTCAATCATGATTTAAAAGAGTATTATAAGGAAGACTATATAATGTATCTGTATCAAATATTAGCTTATAAACTGGTAATGATAAAGAAATATAAATCATTAAAATTTCTTGTACTAAAAAAATTTAGATAAAATAGAAGGATGTATGCCTTTAAAATATAAAAATTATATTGTATGAAAAGTACTGAAGAGTGGAGAAAGATATGAAAAAAAGAGTTTTATTTTTATCAGAACAGCAAAAAAAAGAATATTTAGGAGGGGCAAAAGCAAGAAAAGATATAGATTTGATATTAAAACAACTTGGATATAAAGAAATTATATGTCGACCATGTAGAGATTTTTCTAGTCCTAAAAATGTTATCAATAGTTTATATTCCATACAAGTAAATTGGATAAAAATCAAAAGAATAATTCGTGATAATGATATTTTAGTAATCCAGTATCCATTCGGTAAATATGATGTTAATGATAGACAAATAGCGAAAATAAAGAAAACAAAAAAAGTGGATTTTATCGCTATTATCCATGATTTACCAAGTATTCAAGATAAAACTGCGGATAAGTTAGAAGAGATAAAGTTACTCAAAAAATTTGATATCGTTATTTGCCATAACAAGAAGATGTTGGAAGTCCTAAAAGAATTAGGTATTGATAATAATAAATTGGTGTGTTTAGAAATATTTGATTACTTATGTAATGAGGATATTAAAGCTCGGGTTTCTAAAGATGATGGAATTACAGTTGCAGGAAATTTATCCTCTAGTAAAGCAGGGTATATTTATAAATTATTAGATAAATGTAATGAGGAAAATATAATATTTAATTTATATGGTCCGAATTTTGAAAGAGATAACGAATCTTCATATAATGGTAGTTTACCACCGGAAGAATTAATTAAAAAAATAAAAGGTTCTTATGGACTTATTTGGGATGGGGATAGTTTGGAATTATGCAATGGAACTTTTGGTGAGTACCAAAAGATAAATAATCCCCATCGGGTCTCAATGAATTTAGCTGCAAAAATGCCAATTTTAATTTGGAAAGAAGCTGCTTTGAAAGATTTTGTTATCGATAATAATATAGGTGTTGCAATTGATTCGTTAAAAAATATTAAAGATATATTAAATAGTATTAAAGATAGCGACTATGATATAATGAGAGATAACTTAGAGAGTGTTTCAAAGAAAATTAGAAGTGGTTATTATACAAAAAAGGCAATTAATGAGGCAATACTTAAACTAGAGGGCGAGAAAAATGGAAAAGTATGATTATTTAGTAGTTGGATCAGGATTATTTGGTTCAATATTTGCTTATGAAGCAAATAAAAAAGGAAAAAAGTGTTTAGTTATTGATAAGAGGAATCATGTAGGTGGAAATATATATACTGAAAATATAGAGGGGATTAATGTTCATAAATATGGTGCTCACATATTTCATACTTCTAATAAAGAAGTATGGGATTATATAAATCAATTTGCAATATTTAATCGTTATACAAATTCACCAGTAGCTTTTTATAAAGATGAAGTATATAATATGCCTTTTAATATGAATACATTTTCAAGGTTATGGAATATAAAGACACCAAAAGAAGCTAAAGAAATTATTGAAAAACAAAAGAAAGAATCAGGTATTATTGAACCATGCAATCTAGAAGAACAGGCGATATCGTTAGTTGGTAAAGATATCTATGAAAAATTAGTCAAAGGTTATACACAGAAACAGTGGGGACGAGAGTGTACAGATTTACCAGCTTTTATTATTAAAAGATTACCAGTTAGATTTACTTATGATAATAATTACTTTAACGATTTATATCAAGGAATACCTATGGGTGGATATACTAAAATTATTGAAAAGATGCTGGATGGAATTGATGTTAGACTAAATTGTGATTATTTTAAAAATAAGGAAGAATTAGATGGTTTAGCAAATAAAATTTTGTTTACAGGTATGATAGATCAGTTTTATGATTATAAATTTGGTACTTTAGAATACCGTAGTTTAAAATTTGAAACAGAAGTACTTGATGAAGAAAATTATCAAGGTAATGCAGTGGTAAACTATACTGAATATGAAATACCATATACTAGAATTATTGAACATAAGCACTTTGAATATGGTACACAAACTAAGACGGTTATTACAAGAGAATATCCAGCTAACTGGAGTAAAGGTGATGAGCCCTATTATCCTATGAATGACGATAAGAATAATGCTCTATATGGAAAGTATGAGCAGTTAGCAAAACAAGAAAGTAATATAATATTTGGAGGACGATTAGGACAATATAAATATTACGATATGCATAATGTTATAGCAGAAGCACTCAAATGTGTGGCTAAAGAACTAGGTGATTAGATGAATAAGGTTATAAAAAATTATCTTTATAATTTAAGCTATCAATTATTATTAATTGTTTTACCTATTATTACAACACCATATGTTTCCCGGGTTTTAGGAGCAGAAGCAATTGGAACATATGCATATACCAATTCAATTACACAATATTTCATATTATTTGGATGTATTGGATTAAACTTATATGGTCAAAGAGAAATTGCATATCGTCAAAATAATATAGGAGAGAGAAATAGGGTTTTTTGTGAATTGGTTTTCCTTAGAACCGTTACAATTATAATTAGCTTGATTGTATTTTATATTACATTTGCTAGAGAAGGTCAATATGCATACATATTTATTATTCAAATAATGGATATTATCGCTTCCATTTTTGATGTGTCATGGTTTTTTCAGGGAATGGAAGACTTTAAAAAGACAGTGTTAAGAAATTTTTTAGCTAGAATAGTATGCGTTAGTTTAATTTTCATGTTTGTAAAATCTAGTGCTGATTTACCATTATATGTATTGTTTTATTCTATTACTTTACTTTTAGGTAATATATCAATGTGGTTTTATATACCTAAATATATTAAAAGGAATGATGTGAAAAATCTGAATATTCAGAGACATATAAAGCCGGCTGTGATGTTATTTTTACCACAAATTGCGAGTTCACTATATACTTTATTAGATAAAACTATGATTGGGCTTATTACTGATAATAATTCAGAAGTTGCTTATTATGAGCAGTCACAAATTATTATTAAAACAGTCTTAACTTTATTAACATCTTTAAGTACTGCAATGATGCCAAGAATTGCTAATTTATTCGCAACGGATGATATGGAAACGGTAAAAAATTATATGACAATGTCTATAAAATTTATTTTAATGTTCTCTTTTCCATTTGTACTAGGGATCATTGGAATAGCTCCTGGTTTTGTACCATGGTTTTATGGAAATGGATTCGAAAAAGTAATTCCTAATCTTATGCTAATTTCTCCAATAATAATTTTTATTGGGTTAAGTGCAGTTACTGGGACACAATATTTATTAGCATTAGGGAGGCAGAGAGAGTATACATTTTCAATAATAGCTGCAGCAATTATTAATTTGATTTTAAATCTTATTTTGATTCCTCAGTTCAGTTCTTTAGGAGCGGCTATTGCGACAAGTTTTGCTGAACTTGTTGCATTGTTAACCCAAATATGGTTTATTAGAAAGGACTTTAATATTTTTTCTATACTAAAGCAAGGGTTTAGATACTTGGTTTTCAGTTTAATAATGTTTGTAGTTGTTTTTGGTATTTCTAATTTTTTAAGTATGTCAATTGTGAGTACATTAATTGAAATTTTTGTGGGTGGTATCATATATTTATTATTACTTATTATTGCTAAAGATACTATTTTTAATGGAGTTAGAGCTAAATTAGCAGAGAGGAGAAAATAAATGAAATTATTGGTTACAGGCGTTAAAGGTCAATTAGGACATGATATTGTCAATGAATGTAATAACAGAAATATAGAAGCAGTAGGTGTCGATGTAGAGGAAATGGATATTACAGATGCTGGAAAAGTAGCAGAAGTGATCAAGTCTGGTAATTATAATGCAGTAATTCATTGTGCTGCATGGACAGCAGTAGATAAAGCTGAGGATGAAGTAGAATTATGTACTAAAGTAAATGTTGATGGTACAAGAAACATTGCAAATATATGTAAAGAATTAGATATTCCAATGATGTATTTTTCAACTGATTATGTATTTGATGGTCAAGGTGAAACTGAATGGAAGGAATATGATGAAAGACATCCATTAAATGTATATGGTCAAACTAAATATGAAGGCGAACTTATTGTAGAAACGTTACCTAAGCACTTTATTGTAAGGATTGCTTGGGTATTTGGTATTAATGGAAATAACTTCATTAAAACAATGTTGCGACTTGGTAAAGAACGTGGTGCTGTTTGTGTTGTTGACGATCAAATCGGTTCACCAACATATACATATGATTTATCTAAATTAGTTGTTGATATGATTCAAACTGATAAATATGGAATATACCATGCTACTAATGAAGGGTTATGTTCTTGGTATGAATTTGCGTGTGAAATCTTTAAACAAGCAGGTATGAGTGTAGAAGTAACACCAGTTGATTCTAATGCTTTTCCTGCAAAAGCCAAGAGGCCAAATAACAGTAGAATGTCTAAGGCTATGCTAGATAAAAATGGATTTGGACGTTTACCAACATGGCAAGATGCATTGAGTAGATATTTAAAAGAAATTGATTATTAATAATATAAATGCTAGTATTTTAATATAATGCTAGCATTTTTAGGAGTAAATAATGAAACACGCTAAAATCCACCGTATTAATAATATGAATAAGAAATTAAGTGATAGTTTTATAAAGAACAATAAAACTATCACTATTACAATTATAATAATAACTGTATTTTTTTATTTTACTACGCTATGGTCAATAGATGGCCTAATAGGGTTTAAAATTATAGTATTAGGATGTGTTATGAGTGTTCTTTTGTTAGGGGTTAAAGAAATATTACAAAAGAATAGTAGAATTGAAAAATTATTTATAATTTGTGTAATACCGATAGGCTTGATTTATACATTATTAATTCCTCCAGGGATAGTCCCAGATGAATGGGCACATATGCAAAATGAGTTTTCTTTATCTAGTCAATTGCTAGGTAAAGAAATTGATGGGAAAGTTACAATGAGAGAATCGGAATTAAATTTTCTTTCAAAACAAGTGATTAATCCAGCCAAGGGATACTATGATTTTATTTATAATAACATAATTTCAACGGATAATAGTGCGTATATTCATACAGAAATTGACTCTTTTGGAATAACTCAATTATTTGCATATTTTCCAGCTGTTTTAGGAATTACTTTTGCGAGAATATTGCATTTTGGTGTTGTGACAACCGTTTACTTTGGGAGATTATTCAATTTTATATTTTACATACTGCTGACCTATCTATCAATAAAAAAAATACCCTTTGGGAAATTATTAATGTTCACAATCACTATGTTGCCAATGACTTGTCAACAAATGTTTAGTTTATCTTATGATACAGTAGTTAATTCATCAGCATTTATATGTATAGCGTATGGTATGTTTTTTGTATATCAAGCAAAAGAAATTCAATTTATAGATATACTAATATATGGATTTTCTGGATTAATTCTACTAGCAAATAAAGGCTCAGCATATGCTTTTATATTAGTTATTCCTATTCTCGCAAAATACTTTAATCCTGGTGGAGATAGGATAGCCAAAAAGACAAAAATAGTTATTTTTTTAATAGTAGTGATATGCATCTTGATACTAAACTATCACTCATTTACAAATAATAATCAAGTTACTGCAATTGAATCGGTTTCTAGTGCAGGAATTGTTCCGTGGGCTGGAACGCCATCATATACGTTAAATGCAATAATTGGGGATATCCCTGCAACTTTTTCTCTATTTTTGAATACATTTCTTCAAAAAGGGATGTGGTATATCAATACTGCCATTGGAAGTGAGTTGGGTTGGCTAAATATTTTAATGCCAAATTGGATAATTAATATTTGGGGAATAATATTAATTATTAGCACATTTTCTGAAAAATCAAATAATGATGTATTTACCCACGAACATAAGATACTTTATTTTTTCATTGCTGTGACAATAATTTTAATTGTAATGCTAGCTATGGCATTAGCTTGGACACCAAATGGGTATAGTACGATTGAAGGTGTGCAAGGGAGATATTTTATACCGATTATTTTTTTATTACTAATCTGTTTTCAAAATAGTAAACTATACATGAACGAACGTATTACTAAAGTTGTATTAATGATTATTGTTATTTTACCTATTCTTACTATAGGAAATTTAATATTACTAGTATTGTAGATTGAAATAATAGTGATTATTTCAATCTTTTTCTTTTGTTTATTATTAGAGTTAGATATGATAAAATAGAAAGGAATTATTTATGAGGTACATATGAAAAAAATAAAAACAATAGAAAAAAAGTATATAGTAGGCGTTGTTCTAATTTTTTTAGGCTGTCTAATTGTAACATCAATAATATGGGGCAATCGTACTTTTTCAGTAAAAACATTAAATCAGATTATATTTCATTTAAAAGTTCCTATGGAAGGCACAGACAATGGAATTTATTTAGACTGGTTCATTTGGGCGGTACCTATTAGTATTGTTGCAGGATCATTAATAGTTGCTCTTATTTTTAATATTCATAGATTATGTAAGCGAAATAATGAAAAAATATCTCAGTCAATAAAAAAACATTTTATCAAAGGAGGTATTTTATGTATAATAATTTCTTTAATCTTTGCAATTTATAATTATGATATATATGGCTATATTAATAACGTAGTACAGGAAACAGATATATATGAAAAATATTATGTTGATCCAAGCACTGCTAAAATTAGCTTTAATAATGGCAAGCGTAATATTATTCATTTATATTTAGAATCAGTGGAGAATACATATGCCAATACTACCTTTGGTGGTGCAGAGGAAATTAACTATATACCTGAGCTGTCACAATTAGCAAAAAATAATATTAATTTTTCTAACAATGACAACATTGGAGGAAGTAGAACTATTGATGGAACTCAATGGACTATTGCCTCTCAAGTATCGCAAAATATGGGTATTCCTTTAAAATTATCAATAAAAAGTCAAAAGTATGATAATGATACAGCTTTTTTGCCTGGTGGGTATTCATTAGGTGAAGTATTGGAAGCGAACGGATATATAAATGAATTCATGTGTGGTTCTGATGCAAACTTTGGTGGAACTTCAAATTTCTATAAACAACATGGCAATTATATAATCAGAGACTATAATAGTTTTAAGGAAAACCAAGAAATACCAGAAGATTATTTCGTTTTTTGGGGTATTGAAGATGCTAAACTATTTGAGTTTGCTAAAAAAGATATTACTAAGTTAGCGAGTGGAGAAAAACCATTTAATATGGAAATTACAACTATTGATACTCATACACCAGATGGCTATTTATGTGATCAATGTAAAAATACTCACAAAAATCAATATGCCAATGTGATTGAATGCCAGTCAAAACAAATTAATGACTTTATTAATTGGTGTAAAACGCAAGAATGGTATGAAAATACAACAATAGTGATTACTGGTGATCATAATAGCATGTCAGAAAAGTTTTTTGTGGGAATTGATACTGATTATGTTAGAACACCATATAATTGCTTTATTAACAGTGTTGTAGAACCTGTCAATAATAAGAATAGATTATTCAGCACAATTGATATGTATCCAACAATGTTAGTGGCGATGGGGGCAAGTATTGAAGGAAATAGATTGGGATTAGGAACTAATTTATTTTCTGATAAAAAAACAATAATGGAAGAGATAGGGTTTAATGAACTGAATAATGAAGTTCAAAAAACGTCTCGATTTTATGACTACACTATATTAG encodes:
- a CDS encoding glycosyltransferase family 2 protein; translation: MDKKVTIIIPVYNAGANIEHCIQSILKQTSRDFKVLLINDGSTDDSLIRITEYANRYPDIFKVLTHENMGVVETRHRGIKEADTEYIMFMDNDDFIDNDYVEVLLNEIEKTDSDIVITGYRRANFDKVLFTIPAYDDEWTKYRITAPWARIFRRNFLVENNVRFLKTYIGEDTYFNMNAYLYTNKIHGLDYVGYNWYYNDESVSNVKQRGLKPECDVLVVLNEIDKLYKEKDEYLNYFVTRHIIWYLLFSGVDATPQRFMEEYKRLFEWLKNQGYKLSIPFYSKKIKSEPFKNRLIISIFNFLSKIGLVSIFTKIYCKGK
- a CDS encoding glycosyltransferase translates to MKEYNINDLYVVIVVYNTSCQDSISYNRAKDSSVKIIVCDNSTSDYGNEEIVKNDGNIYINMGGNNGLSKAYNAAIQVINKDNRYICLFDDDTDMGKKYFDKVLSYINMSNADILLPVVKTSTRILSPCQFKKKRCVEVKNLEELINKPISAINSGMVIKSEIYKDYKYNENIFLDYLDHDFMREMNRVKKNILVMNDNVLKQDFSMESNSLEASYKRLCILNHDLKEYYKEDYIMYLYQILAYKLVMIKKYKSLKFLVLKKFR
- the glf gene encoding UDP-galactopyranose mutase; this translates as MEKYDYLVVGSGLFGSIFAYEANKKGKKCLVIDKRNHVGGNIYTENIEGINVHKYGAHIFHTSNKEVWDYINQFAIFNRYTNSPVAFYKDEVYNMPFNMNTFSRLWNIKTPKEAKEIIEKQKKESGIIEPCNLEEQAISLVGKDIYEKLVKGYTQKQWGRECTDLPAFIIKRLPVRFTYDNNYFNDLYQGIPMGGYTKIIEKMLDGIDVRLNCDYFKNKEELDGLANKILFTGMIDQFYDYKFGTLEYRSLKFETEVLDEENYQGNAVVNYTEYEIPYTRIIEHKHFEYGTQTKTVITREYPANWSKGDEPYYPMNDDKNNALYGKYEQLAKQESNIIFGGRLGQYKYYDMHNVIAEALKCVAKELGD
- a CDS encoding flippase yields the protein MNKVIKNYLYNLSYQLLLIVLPIITTPYVSRVLGAEAIGTYAYTNSITQYFILFGCIGLNLYGQREIAYRQNNIGERNRVFCELVFLRTVTIIISLIVFYITFAREGQYAYIFIIQIMDIIASIFDVSWFFQGMEDFKKTVLRNFLARIVCVSLIFMFVKSSADLPLYVLFYSITLLLGNISMWFYIPKYIKRNDVKNLNIQRHIKPAVMLFLPQIASSLYTLLDKTMIGLITDNNSEVAYYEQSQIIIKTVLTLLTSLSTAMMPRIANLFATDDMETVKNYMTMSIKFILMFSFPFVLGIIGIAPGFVPWFYGNGFEKVIPNLMLISPIIIFIGLSAVTGTQYLLALGRQREYTFSIIAAAIINLILNLILIPQFSSLGAAIATSFAELVALLTQIWFIRKDFNIFSILKQGFRYLVFSLIMFVVVFGISNFLSMSIVSTLIEIFVGGIIYLLLLIIAKDTIFNGVRAKLAERRK
- the rfbD gene encoding dTDP-4-dehydrorhamnose reductase, whose protein sequence is MKLLVTGVKGQLGHDIVNECNNRNIEAVGVDVEEMDITDAGKVAEVIKSGNYNAVIHCAAWTAVDKAEDEVELCTKVNVDGTRNIANICKELDIPMMYFSTDYVFDGQGETEWKEYDERHPLNVYGQTKYEGELIVETLPKHFIVRIAWVFGINGNNFIKTMLRLGKERGAVCVVDDQIGSPTYTYDLSKLVVDMIQTDKYGIYHATNEGLCSWYEFACEIFKQAGMSVEVTPVDSNAFPAKAKRPNNSRMSKAMLDKNGFGRLPTWQDALSRYLKEIDY
- a CDS encoding DUF2142 domain-containing protein encodes the protein MKHAKIHRINNMNKKLSDSFIKNNKTITITIIIITVFFYFTTLWSIDGLIGFKIIVLGCVMSVLLLGVKEILQKNSRIEKLFIICVIPIGLIYTLLIPPGIVPDEWAHMQNEFSLSSQLLGKEIDGKVTMRESELNFLSKQVINPAKGYYDFIYNNIISTDNSAYIHTEIDSFGITQLFAYFPAVLGITFARILHFGVVTTVYFGRLFNFIFYILLTYLSIKKIPFGKLLMFTITMLPMTCQQMFSLSYDTVVNSSAFICIAYGMFFVYQAKEIQFIDILIYGFSGLILLANKGSAYAFILVIPILAKYFNPGGDRIAKKTKIVIFLIVVICILILNYHSFTNNNQVTAIESVSSAGIVPWAGTPSYTLNAIIGDIPATFSLFLNTFLQKGMWYINTAIGSELGWLNILMPNWIINIWGIILIISTFSEKSNNDVFTHEHKILYFFIAVTIILIVMLAMALAWTPNGYSTIEGVQGRYFIPIIFLLLICFQNSKLYMNERITKVVLMIIVILPILTIGNLILLVL
- a CDS encoding LTA synthase family protein, with translation MKKIKTIEKKYIVGVVLIFLGCLIVTSIIWGNRTFSVKTLNQIIFHLKVPMEGTDNGIYLDWFIWAVPISIVAGSLIVALIFNIHRLCKRNNEKISQSIKKHFIKGGILCIIISLIFAIYNYDIYGYINNVVQETDIYEKYYVDPSTAKISFNNGKRNIIHLYLESVENTYANTTFGGAEEINYIPELSQLAKNNINFSNNDNIGGSRTIDGTQWTIASQVSQNMGIPLKLSIKSQKYDNDTAFLPGGYSLGEVLEANGYINEFMCGSDANFGGTSNFYKQHGNYIIRDYNSFKENQEIPEDYFVFWGIEDAKLFEFAKKDITKLASGEKPFNMEITTIDTHTPDGYLCDQCKNTHKNQYANVIECQSKQINDFINWCKTQEWYENTTIVITGDHNSMSEKFFVGIDTDYVRTPYNCFINSVVEPVNNKNRLFSTIDMYPTMLVAMGASIEGNRLGLGTNLFSDKKTIMEEIGFNELNNEVQKTSRFYDYTILGLEK